A genomic window from Montipora capricornis isolate CH-2021 chromosome 8, ASM3666992v2, whole genome shotgun sequence includes:
- the LOC138059411 gene encoding uncharacterized protein, translating into MIKTTNGVQRRIMHLLTATLLLSYVVTSPESQRSIFFEGRKGYALSGHVIGSCVGSDLTCGLRCLRHDRCQSYNCLIAKAHNIRDCRLNGETKKSKPENYKKSEDWIYYEPLQVTNAMFMCNLQGKTWSSRENLCTCKPGYKGSNCQTEKLGYFSSHPGLSCKHIRDFEDSCDDGEYWIDPEKNGNPLKVFCDMTTDGGGWLLVANFISPNSSSPVWAAEESYRGISGYHNNHMGISKGAMKQLRRHLSFTQLRFHCSKQGGRTFHVTTIANSTGEAVVRYFSDQSSVLPASCGSFQRMSDDNSYLSVTCYQWGNEGSDYAGKWGHYKKKGRHRMYNHAAFVADFHLWKVMNDTWKCDDGEDELFPQNSGNFWKIFVR; encoded by the exons ATGATTAAGACAACAAATGGCGTACAGCGCCGCATCATGCACTTATTAACAGCGACTCTGCTCTTGTCGTATGTTGTGACAAGCCCTGAATCCCAGAGATCCATCTTTTTTGAAGGGCGCAAAG GTTACGCTCTATCGGGTCACGTGATTGGTTCTTGTGTGGGGAGCGACCTTACATGCGGTTTGCGTTGTTTGAGACACGACAGGTGCCAATCATATAACTGCTTGATCGCAAAAGCTCACAACATTCGAGATTGTCGGTTAAATGGGGAAACGAAGAAGTCCAAGCCTGAAAACTACAAGAAAAGTGAAGACTGGATTTACTATGAGCCATTACAG GTCACCAACGCCATGTTTATGTGTAACCTGCAGGGCAAAACTTGGAGTTCACGTGAAAATCTCTGTACATGTAAACCTGGATATAAGGGGAGCAACTGTCAAACCG AGAAACTTGGTTATTTCTCATCACACCCCGGCCTTTCATGTAAACATATCCGTGACTTTGAAGACTCTTGTGACGACGGGGAGTACTGGATCGACCCTGAGAAAAACGGAAACCCTTTGAAAGTTTTCTGCGATATGACAACCGACGGAG GTGGGTGGCTCCTCGTTGCCAACTTTATCTCTCCAAACTCATCTTCCCCTGTCTGGGCAGCTGAGGAAAGTTATCGTGGAATAAGCGGCTACCATAACAACCACATGGGCATCAGTAAAGGTGCAATGAAACAACTGAGAAGACACCTGTCTTTTACACAGCTCAGGTTTCACTGCAGCAAACAGGGTGGGCGTACCTTTCATGTGACTACGATAGCTAACTCTACCGGTGAGGCTGTGGTCCGGTACTTTAGTGACCAGTCGAGTGTCTTGCCAGCCTCTTGTGGCTCTTTCCAGAGAATGAGCGATGATAATTCTTATTTGTCAGTGACATGTTATCAGTGGGGAAACGAAGGCTCTGATTATGCTGGAAAGTGGGGTCATTACAAGAAAAAAGGAAGACACAGAATGTACAACCATGCGGCTTTTGTCGCAGATTTTCATCTCTGGAAAGTTATGAATGATACTTGGAAATGCGATGACGGAGAAGATGAGCTCTTTCCGCAAAATTCGGGAAATTTCTGGAAAATTTTTGTGCGATAA